A window of Arcobacter acticola genomic DNA:
AGCCCCTTCATATATTTCAAAAGAATTATCTTCATTATCCATTTTTTCATTTGAAAATGGACAGTGTAAACTAAACTTTCTAATATTCTTAGGTTCAAATACAACTCTATTCATCTCTTTCCTTTTTTATCAAAAATTTATTTTTATTATACAATTAATTTCCTTTCTAGATAAAGGTTTGCTTTATTTGATTTTTTTAAGATATTCTTTATGACCTATTGAATATAAAATTCCAAAAATTACAAGCGCAGCTAATGGCAATAAATCGTACATTTTAATTCCTCGTTTATTAATATTATATTTTATCTTAAAATTATGATTTTTAAAAATATTATGAATTAAAATAATTATAGAGGTATTTAGAATTTGATTTTAGGTGAAAATAGGGTATAAAAAAGATTTTTTAGAAACCTTAAACAAGGGCTAGGAAGCCCAAGTTTTCGAAGCTAGAGCTTATTCAGCTACAGCTACTTCTACAGGTGTACCTTCCCAGATACCGTGTTTTGTACAGTACCCATGAGCTACTAGGTTTAATTTTTTTCCAGTTGGAATAATTGTAAATGTAGTAGTGTTATGAGCTTTGATGTTTCCTAATGTTCCTGGAACATATGAAGCTTTAGCTAATTGAACGTCACCGTTATATAATGTTACAGATTCAATATAATGATCGAAATCATCTGGATGAGTATATTCGTTACCCATTTTTACA
This region includes:
- a CDS encoding class II SORL domain-containing protein is translated as MPKINKYVDIDTVEREAKKDLIDRHSPFIHCAATAKAGEPFEVTVKMGNEYTHPDDFDHYIESVTLYNGDVQLAKASYVPGTLGNIKAHNTTTFTIIPTGKKLNLVAHGYCTKHGIWEGTPVEVAVAE